A portion of the Gossypium arboreum isolate Shixiya-1 chromosome 8, ASM2569848v2, whole genome shotgun sequence genome contains these proteins:
- the LOC108469218 gene encoding RING-H2 finger protein ATL20-like: MSLLTSLPSIFFLLFLLKPTAAQPCPTSCPGGGPQINFPFGINPHGDPNGRCSYPGFGLSCSNKTQQLVLNLPESGEFIVRYIDYEAQQIWINDPNFCLPQRFLHSFNISGTPFDSEFWYTFTFFNCSAIEVAEGGLRPIPCLSNQNYSIVASQAPADIFVDSTNALQSACHPITTFTVPFVWYGWWDGVRLEWTKPDCRSCIQGRGDCWFKNSTTLEIGCFNLPTQGGLPRGAKYGIIIGIGIPGLLSLIGLVSFIGSRVRWYGRGGNLTSLEFSTSIAPSPAVIITGLDGPTIESYPKTKLGESGRLPKPNDNICPICLSEYQPKDTLRTIPECSHYFHSDCIDEWLKMKASCPLCRNSPGGSAQVTPSMSSSPSSSSSLLSP; this comes from the exons ATGTCTCTTCTAACATCTCTTCCTTCCATCTTCTTTTTGCTCTTTCTTCTAAAACCAACGGCTGCTCAACCTTGTCCCACTTCATGCCCTGGCGGTGGACCACAAATAAACTTTCCTTTCGGGATCAACCCTCACGGCGACCCCAATGGTCGCTGCAGCTATCCGGGTTTCGGTCTTTCTTGCAGCAACAAAACACAACAACTAGTCCTTAATCTCCCCGAATCAGGAGAATTCATAGTCCGGTACATCGACTACGAGGCCCAACAGATATGGATCAACGACCCTAATTTCTGTCTCCCTCAACGGTTCTTGCACTCCTTCAATATATCAGGAACTCCTTTCGACTCTGAGTTTTGGTATACCTTCACCTTCTTCAATTGCTCTGCTATCGAAGTTGCCGAAGGTGGGTTAAGGCCAATCCCATGTCTTAGCAATCAGAATTATTCTATTGTGGCTTCTCAGGCGCCGGCAGACATTTTCGTGGATTCTACCAATGCTTTGCAGTCAGCATGTCATCCTATAACAACTTTTACGGTTCCATTTGTTTGGTATGGGTGGTGGGACGGCGTCCGGTTAGAATGGACTAAACCCGATTGTCGATCATGTATTCAAGGTCGAGGAGACTGCTGGTTCAAGAATAGTACTACTCTGGAAATTGGGTGTTTTAATCTGCCAACCCAAG GCGGTCTTCCAAGGGGTGCCAAGTATGGAATTATCATTGGCATTGGAATTCCAGGACTATTGAGCCTAATTGGGTTGGTTTCGTTCATTGGTAGCCGAGTGAGATGGTATGGACGTGGAGGCAACCTCACCAGTCTCGAATTCTCCACGTCAATCGCCCCTTCACCGGCTGTTATCATAACAGGACTCGACGGGCCAACAATTGAGTCCTACCCCAAGACTAAGCTTGGTGAGAGCGGGCGTCTTCCCAAGCCGAACGATAATATTTGCCCCATTTGCTTATCCGAATATCAACCTAAGGACACATTGAGGACCATACCAGAGTGTAGCCATTACTTCCATTCCGATTGCATAGACGAGTGGCTAAAGATGAAGGCTTCGTGCCCTTTGTGTCGCAATTCGCCTGGTGGATCTGCTCAAGTTACCCCCTCTATGTCTTCTTCGCCTTCATCGTCATCTTCACTCTTATCACCGTAG